ATGAATTAATATTAATAGTAGAATAAAGCTTTTTTATAAAATATGAATGGAGGGGACGTATGGTAAATAAAGCAGATGCCGTTGAGATAATTTCATATGCAGAAGATAACGGGATTGACATTTGGTTAGATGGTGGTTGGGGAGTTGATGCGCTATTAGAAATGGAAACAAGGGCGCACAACGATATAGATATATTCGTGGAAAAAATCAATAGTAAAAAATTTATAGATATAATAAAAGAAAAGGGCTTTGCCGAAATTAAAGAAGCGTATACAACTGCATCTCACACGGTTTGGAAAGACGCTAAAGATAGGATAATTGATCTTCATATATTTGAATTTACCGAACAAGGATACCTTATTTTTGAGGGAGAAACATATCCCTCAAGCGTATTCAGTGGTATTGGGAAAATAGGCGATAAAGTGGTAAAGTGTATTGATGC
This region of Desulforamulus ferrireducens genomic DNA includes:
- a CDS encoding nucleotidyltransferase domain-containing protein; the encoded protein is MVNKADAVEIISYAEDNGIDIWLDGGWGVDALLEMETRAHNDIDIFVEKINSKKFIDIIKEKGFAEIKEAYTTASHTVWKDAKDRIIDLHIFEFTEQGYLIFEGETYPSSVFSGIGKIGDKVVKCIDAENQVLFHLGYEHDENDVHDVRLLCERFNIPVPNEYK